One Brassica oleracea var. oleracea cultivar TO1000 chromosome C7, BOL, whole genome shotgun sequence genomic window carries:
- the LOC106302563 gene encoding LOW QUALITY PROTEIN: uncharacterized protein LOC106302563 (The sequence of the model RefSeq protein was modified relative to this genomic sequence to represent the inferred CDS: inserted 1 base in 1 codon) codes for MLERWILQDEDGDYDDELGLFDAPITERLSHRTDRGAGWRHVQQLMFESDQQCYDILRMNQRTFQALCKMLAERYGLKETHNVYLEESVAMFLKTVSQDKTDRDIAARYQRSLDTVQRKLDDVLSAILKFAVDTLRPHEGEFRRVSHVLRNDDRYWHHFRDCIGALDGTHVPVRPPSQNVEAYRGRKQDPTMNVLAICNFDMKFIYAYVGVPCRAHDTKILAHGLPSLCILESVTSSKIKGFXPSKSPRESISDAQIILYLLDIYRKSNKQWTGFHLSNIFWELKMNFVKKIEEEYCFMSFASILLKRPASWLSLLAPPFLHVLGLRFLLLLLTSAALFFSSFFFPISLLPSSIQSSKLHQNEDCVATENIIEEKSEKNFEIANGMDEDGAIPDDESLIELCLPSGHYVGHHNTSNKNNLYINNKVQDVRLFDIFAEFNGFIEEDNLIEIDISIGCIKYSRFEIKA; via the exons ATGCTTGAAAGATGGATATTACAAGATGAAGATGGAGATTATGATGATGAACTTGGTTTGTTTGATGCTCCTATTACTGAGAGATTGAGTCATAGAACAGATCGAGGAGCAGGATGGCGTCATGTTCAACAACTTATGTTTGAATCTGATCAGCAATGTTACGACATTCTTCGCATGAATCAGAGGACGTTTCAAGCTTTGTGCAAGATGCTGGCTGAGCGATATGGATTGAAAGAGACTCACAATGTCTATCTTGAGGAATCTGTTGCGATGTTTCTCAAGACTGTTAGTCAAGATAAGACGGACCGGGATATTGCTGCAAGGTATCAAAGATCATTGGATACAGTGCAAAGGAAGCTTGATGATGTCTTGAGTGCTATTCTCAAGTTTGCAGTGGATACATTAAGACCACATGAAGGCGAGTTTAGAAGAGTAAGTCATGTTTTGAGGAATGATGATCGGTATTGGCATCATTTCAGAGATTGTATCGGAGCACTTGATGGAACGCATGTCCCAGTTCGCCCTCCAAGTCAAAATGTAGAAGCATACAGAGGCAGGAAGCAAGATCCTACAATGAATGTTCTTGCTATATGTAACTTTGATATGAAGTTCATATATGCATATGTCGGTGTACCTTGTAGAGCACATGATACAAAG ATTTTGGCACATGGCTTACCATCTCTCTGTATCTTGGAGAGTGTTACAAGTTCAAAGATCAAGGGTT GGCCTTCGAAGTCTCCAAGAGAATCAATTTCAGATGCTCAGATTATTCTTTATTTGTTGGATATATACAGGAAAT CAAACAAACAATGGACTG GGTTTCATCTATCTAATATTTTTTGGGAGTTGAAAATGAATTTTGTCAAGAAAATTGAAGAGGAGTACTGTTTCATGAGTTTTGCTTCGATTTTGTTGAAGAGACCTGCTTCATGGCTCTCTCTTCTTGCTCCTCCGTTTCTTCACGTTCTTGGACTTCGCTTCTTACTCCTCCTCCTCACTTCAGCTGCTTTGTTCTTCTCCTCTTTTTTCTTCCCAATCTCACTTCTTCCTTCTTCAATCCAATCATCAAAACTACATCAAAACGAAGACTGTGTTGCCACTGAAAATATCATCGAAGAAAAATCGGAGAAAAACTTCGAAATAGCTAATGGAATGGATGAAGATGGTGCAATCCCTGATGATGAGAGCCTTATAGAGCTGTGTTTACCTAGTGGTCACTACGTTGGTCACCACAATACAAGTAATAAGAACAATCTCTATATAAACAACAAAGTCCAAGATGTTAGGCTCTTTGATATATTCGCAGAGTTCAACGGTTTCATCGAAGAAGATAATCTTATCGAGATCGATATCTCTATCGGATGCATCAAGTATTCAAGGTTTGAGATCAAAGCTTGA